The proteins below come from a single Odontesthes bonariensis isolate fOdoBon6 chromosome 18, fOdoBon6.hap1, whole genome shotgun sequence genomic window:
- the LOC142367707 gene encoding TBC1 domain family member 20, with protein MRKYKKKKQNGGVEVNENGFVTREPDCGRKQKLADIHQALIRDPVDIETLRRAAATKGGLLTDELRRKVWPKLLNINVYDLPHKPGRDVRENHKDYNQVVLDVRRSMKRFPKGMPAAERAVLQEQLIDIILQVLKSNSQLHYYQGYHDVAVTLLLVVGERMAIAMLDILSSYHIRDFMDPTMDSTKHILNYLMPILEQVDMELHDFMIRAEVGTIFALSWLITWYGHVLSDFKHTLRLYDFFLASHPLMPIYLAATIVLHREKEVKKTECDMAMVHHLLSRIPEDLPYELLIGQAQELFDQYPPSLLAKRAALQSRKSLSISTFQAFQLSTLHQRPDSVLQRLTRAQGSTTSRHASRHTGLEAALPGDRGQLWGTGNRMVKMAVWGLSATLGAAVFAVAQTAMDWGPEVLLQLF; from the exons ATGAGAAAAtataagaagaagaaacaaaatggAGGAGTTGAGGTGAATGAGAATGGATTTGTCACAAGAG aaccagactgtgggaggaaacaGAAGCTGGCTGACATCCATCAGGCTTTGATCAG AGATCCAGTGGACATCGAGACCCTGAGGAGAGCTGCAGCCACTAAAGGGGGTCTGCTCACTGATGAACTGAGGAGAAAAGTGTGGCCCAAATTACTGAACATAAATGTGTATGATCTACCACACAAACCTG GTCGAGATGTGAGAGAAAACCACAAGGATTATAACCAAGTAGTCCTGGATGTCAGGAGGTCCATGAAGCGGTTCCCTAAAG GGATGCCAGCTGCAGAGAGGGCAGTGCTTCAGGAGCAGCTAATTGATATCATACTGCAGGTGTTGAAAAGCAACTCTCAGCTCCACTACTACCAAGGCTACCACGATGTGGCTGTCACTCTGCTGCTGGTGGTTGGGGAGCGGATGGCCATCGCAATGCTGGACATACTGTCCAGTTATCACATCAG GGACTTCATGGACCCTACCATGGACAGCACCAAGCACATTTTAAACTATCTCATGCCGATACTGGAACAGGTCGATATGGAACTACATGACTTCATGATCAG AGCGGAAGTTGGAACCATCTTTGCACTTTCCTGGCTCATCACATGGTACGGCCATGTCCTGTCGGACTTCAAACACACCCTGAGACTGTACGACTTCTTCCTGGCGTCACATCCACTGATGCCCATCTACCTCGCTGCTACG ATTGTCTTGCACAGAGAAAAGGAGGTGAAGAAGACAGAGTGTGACATGGCCATGGTGCACCACCTCCTCTCCCGCATACCCGAGGATCTACCCTATGAACTTCTGATTGGCCAGGCCCAGGAGCTGTTTGACCAGTACCCTCCATCATTGCTTGCTAAACGGGCAGCGCTACAGTCTCGCAAGAG CCTGTCCATCAGCACTTTCCAGGCGTTTCAGCTTTCCACTCTCCACCAGAGGCCAGACTCTGTTCTCCAACGCCTCACCAGGGCCCAGGGCTCCACCACCTCCAGACATG CCTCTCGACACACTGGCCTGGAGGCCGCCTTGCCCGGGGACCGAGGCCAGCTGTGGGGGACGGGGAACAGGATGGTGAAAATGGCCGTGTGGGGGCTGTCGGCTACGCTCGGGGCAGCTGTGTTCGCTGTGGCTCAGACTGCCATGGACTGGGGACCTGAAGTGTTACTTCAGCTGTTCTGA